A stretch of the Flavobacterium sp. 5 genome encodes the following:
- a CDS encoding HlyD family efflux transporter periplasmic adaptor subunit: MAKKNNLEDIELRSESVQEVLSNPPAWIVRYGISIIFSLLIVFAIGCWLVKYPDVIIAKAVITSHHPPERFESKVNSRIVKLCVANSSKVKKETIIAILESTANFEDVLKLNKFITSIPSDYQTFYFPFKEMNNLQLGDIQSSYSQFHKAYIENELNQKLHPYSEEINAGKSSQTENSNRLSSLYEQQKLEKIKLSLNDIQYKRSLQLFEKGIISKYDLDLQKASNLQAKQNYDQISSSISQQKEAINQAKKQVVASQISQEKADVTDLSTLFQALDELKKSIHVWKQNYLFVATYDGIFRFQNSWKENQLIRTGDLFATILPENQGQYLGNLKVPLQNSGKIQQNQKVLIKLDNFPYQEYGMLEGRIQSMSTITDKDGNYFIEVAMPKGLKTSYGKDIKFDKELTGNADIITDEMRLIERVFYQFRKLIKT, encoded by the coding sequence ATGGCAAAAAAAAATAATTTAGAAGACATCGAACTACGTTCAGAATCTGTTCAGGAAGTATTGTCTAATCCTCCTGCTTGGATTGTTCGCTATGGTATTTCAATCATTTTTAGCTTACTAATAGTCTTTGCTATTGGTTGTTGGCTTGTAAAATACCCTGATGTAATAATAGCAAAAGCGGTAATTACTTCTCATCATCCTCCTGAACGATTTGAATCGAAAGTTAATTCAAGAATTGTAAAACTTTGCGTTGCCAATTCTTCAAAAGTGAAAAAGGAAACAATAATTGCGATTTTAGAAAGTACGGCCAATTTTGAAGATGTTTTAAAACTAAATAAATTTATAACATCAATTCCTTCGGATTATCAAACGTTTTATTTTCCTTTTAAAGAGATGAATAATTTACAACTTGGTGACATTCAATCTTCGTATAGTCAATTCCATAAAGCCTATATTGAGAATGAGTTAAATCAAAAGCTTCATCCCTATTCTGAAGAAATAAATGCTGGCAAAAGTTCCCAAACTGAAAACAGCAATAGATTAAGTTCATTATATGAACAACAAAAGTTAGAAAAAATAAAGTTGTCTTTAAATGATATCCAATACAAACGATCTTTGCAACTTTTCGAAAAAGGAATCATTTCAAAATATGATTTAGATCTTCAAAAAGCGAGCAATTTGCAAGCCAAACAAAACTATGACCAAATAAGTTCTTCCATTTCTCAACAAAAGGAAGCTATAAATCAAGCCAAAAAGCAAGTTGTTGCTAGTCAGATTTCACAAGAAAAAGCAGATGTTACCGATTTAAGCACTTTATTTCAAGCCTTAGACGAATTAAAAAAAAGTATCCATGTTTGGAAACAAAACTATCTATTTGTAGCTACCTACGATGGAATTTTTAGATTTCAAAATTCATGGAAAGAAAATCAACTCATAAGAACAGGAGACTTATTTGCAACTATATTACCTGAAAATCAAGGGCAATATTTAGGCAATTTAAAAGTTCCTTTGCAAAACTCTGGAAAAATTCAACAGAATCAAAAAGTGCTAATCAAATTAGACAATTTTCCATACCAAGAATATGGAATGTTAGAAGGCAGAATTCAATCCATGTCAACAATAACGGATAAAGACGGAAATTATTTCATAGAAGTTGCCATGCCAAAAGGGCTAAAAACAAGTTATGGAAAAGATATAAAATTTGACAAAGAGTTAACTGGTAATGCTGATATAATTACTGATGAAATGCGTTTGATTGAACGTGTATTTTATCAATTCAGAAAATTAATCAAAACATAA